In a single window of the Victivallis lenta genome:
- a CDS encoding ABC transporter permease, with protein MRIRLFTPPGPLTYDMLNQRQLTLLKFRRHKLAVAAAFLLAGLYIMALFSPFFAPYGKYERNLDYIYCPPQKLGFDRETGLHAKGLRRMVDPVTLNSYYEDAPENNAPLGFFVRGVPYRLWGIFPTDRHLFGVDTGRIPDFKPGDEKRFVYYMAGADKFGCDIWSRIVQGSTISLSVGLVGVFLSFVLGVVIGGISGYCGGVTDTAIQRVIEIINSFPQLPMWLALAAAVPADWSPLETYFAITVTLSLLSWTGLARVVRGKILSLREEDYAVAARLLGAGHGRILFRHLLPAFASHIIVTLTLTVPGMILGETSLSFLGLGLRPPVVSWGVMLQECMNVKAVIDYPWLLSPVLMLVFAVLCFNFVGDGLRDAADPYASK; from the coding sequence ATGAGAATCAGACTTTTCACGCCGCCCGGCCCGCTGACCTACGACATGCTGAACCAGCGGCAGCTCACGCTGCTGAAATTCCGCAGGCACAAGCTCGCTGTGGCGGCCGCGTTTCTGCTGGCGGGGCTTTACATCATGGCGCTTTTCTCGCCGTTTTTCGCGCCGTACGGCAAGTACGAGCGGAATCTCGACTACATCTACTGCCCCCCGCAGAAGCTCGGCTTCGACCGGGAGACGGGGCTGCACGCCAAAGGGCTCAGGCGGATGGTCGATCCGGTCACGCTGAACAGCTACTATGAGGATGCGCCCGAAAACAACGCGCCGCTCGGTTTCTTCGTCCGGGGCGTGCCGTACAGGCTCTGGGGGATCTTTCCGACGGACCGTCATCTGTTCGGGGTCGACACCGGCCGGATTCCGGACTTCAAGCCCGGCGACGAGAAGCGTTTCGTCTATTACATGGCCGGGGCGGACAAATTCGGCTGCGACATCTGGAGCCGCATCGTGCAGGGATCGACGATTTCGCTGTCGGTCGGGCTGGTCGGAGTGTTCCTCTCGTTCGTGCTCGGCGTGGTGATCGGCGGGATTTCAGGGTATTGCGGCGGAGTGACCGACACGGCGATCCAGCGGGTGATCGAGATCATCAACTCGTTCCCGCAGCTGCCGATGTGGCTCGCGCTGGCGGCGGCGGTACCGGCGGACTGGAGCCCGCTCGAGACCTATTTCGCGATCACGGTCACCCTGAGCCTGTTGTCGTGGACCGGTCTCGCACGGGTCGTGCGCGGCAAGATCCTGAGCCTGCGCGAGGAGGATTACGCGGTCGCGGCCCGGCTGCTCGGGGCGGGGCACGGGCGGATTCTGTTCCGCCACCTGCTGCCGGCCTTTGCGAGCCACATCATCGTGACGCTGACGCTGACCGTGCCGGGGATGATCCTCGGGGAGACGAGCTTGTCGTTTCTCGGGCTCGGGCTGCGTCCGCCGGTGGTGAGCTGGGGCGTCATGCTGCAGGAGTGCATGAATGTGAAGGCGGTCATCGACTATCCGTGGCTGCTTTCGCCGGTGCTGATGCTGGTGTTCGCGGTATTGTGCTTCAACTTCGTCGGCGACGGGCTGCGCGACGCGGCCGACCCGTATGCATCGAAATAG
- a CDS encoding ABC transporter substrate-binding protein: MSRKKIIRPVAKWKVLLGLLGALAALYGATLLFAYLVMPDTRPGRGRRTAAEAEAAAAARQLPESLDGVRYSVVRSVPEADYRRAAEFRKRFPGAAPGEVERLIRAGRLPAWYPRKQSPVLDRVDLPPVAERTGPEPVVMRGCDGPGKFGGVWVQFVAGSGSDAAAATARIFYDRLFRFGPAGYPIVPHIAKAYEMKEEGRIWEVTLRKIRWSDGHPFTADDVLFFWNDFMLAESLGGGRVYKHFTVGGRPATLEKLGPHKVRWTFPEPRADFLETLATQAAFAPAHYLKKYHPDYGDKAFLAAEMAKYNMPNARSLYTLMSANNPALPSLGPWLYRKYTTMSPMSFVRNPYYFAVDEEGRQLPYIDRLQLEFIDSMMVPLAVASGRADMQFRYIRFENYTEFMERARENKFRVLCWIPGTSSEWLIYPNLNRAVIADDRASELKGKLLAEKEFRQALSLAVDRGPIIDAFYAGLAKPHQVEPGPYSLYPSEKLRTAFTRHDPAEANRKLDAVWRRLGLDPAVRKDGFRCDENGRPVTFYMIFTDFTGTGPAQFVADDWAKVGIRCMYQLCSRPLLTVRKLSRNYDFYIWSSESEIVPLLSPRSFVATTNESAYAIGWGNWFSLNGMYGAPEAGNPGAVPVPRTSPMYRAIECYEEAVRSADPARQKELMREITDIAAENLWTINVASAPPKIVVVSENMRNVPEKAVEGYCFLTPGNTAPETYCFDRPSAAADADTVRQLAAGDEIPPVSGVPVSALGRAVQLSLLAAAGLLVLLLILKHPFVLRRLVIMVPTLFVISVCVFTIIQLPPGDYLSNRIMQLEESGASPEQIESQIDDLRVLFRFDDPAWKRYCRWMGFTWFVTFDPKDAGLLQGEMGYSMETSKSVNSMVGDRILLTVLISLGTVLLTWSLALPIGIYSACRQYSAGDYLISVLGFLGMCVPSFLLALILMALTGISGLFSPEYAIQPEWSWGKAVDLCRHIWVPILVVGVAGTAGMIRVMRANLLDELRKPYVVTARAKGVRPLKLLFKYPVRMALNPFISGIGTLFPTLVSGSSIVAIVMSLPTVGPLMLSALFSQDMNMAGSMLMVLSLLGVMGTLVSDLLLMMVDPRIRLEGGGTR, encoded by the coding sequence ATGAGTCGGAAAAAGATCATTCGTCCGGTTGCGAAATGGAAGGTCCTGCTCGGCCTTCTCGGGGCGCTCGCCGCGCTTTACGGCGCGACGCTGCTCTTCGCATACCTGGTCATGCCGGATACGCGGCCGGGGCGCGGACGGCGCACCGCCGCCGAAGCGGAAGCGGCCGCGGCGGCGCGGCAGCTGCCGGAGTCGCTCGACGGCGTCCGCTACAGTGTGGTGCGGAGCGTGCCGGAGGCGGATTACCGGCGCGCCGCCGAATTCCGGAAGCGGTTTCCCGGGGCGGCTCCGGGAGAGGTCGAGCGGCTGATCCGGGCGGGCAGGCTGCCGGCCTGGTATCCGCGGAAGCAGAGTCCGGTGCTCGACCGGGTCGACCTGCCGCCGGTCGCGGAGCGGACCGGCCCCGAGCCGGTCGTCATGCGCGGCTGCGACGGGCCCGGCAAATTCGGCGGGGTCTGGGTGCAGTTCGTTGCCGGTTCCGGTTCGGACGCCGCGGCCGCGACCGCCCGCATCTTCTACGACCGGCTGTTCCGGTTCGGCCCGGCCGGATACCCGATCGTGCCGCACATCGCCAAAGCGTACGAGATGAAGGAGGAAGGGCGAATCTGGGAGGTCACGCTGCGGAAGATCCGCTGGAGCGACGGCCACCCGTTCACGGCGGACGACGTGCTCTTCTTCTGGAACGACTTCATGCTGGCGGAATCGCTCGGCGGCGGCCGCGTCTACAAGCATTTCACGGTCGGCGGCAGGCCCGCGACGCTTGAGAAGCTCGGGCCGCACAAGGTCCGCTGGACCTTCCCGGAGCCGCGCGCGGATTTCCTCGAGACGCTTGCGACGCAGGCCGCCTTCGCTCCGGCGCATTACCTGAAAAAGTATCATCCCGATTACGGCGACAAGGCGTTCCTCGCCGCGGAGATGGCGAAGTACAACATGCCGAACGCGCGTTCGCTCTATACGCTGATGAGCGCGAACAATCCGGCTCTGCCGTCGCTCGGCCCGTGGCTTTACCGCAAATATACGACGATGTCGCCGATGTCGTTCGTGCGCAACCCGTACTATTTCGCGGTCGATGAAGAGGGGCGGCAGCTGCCGTACATCGACCGGCTCCAGCTGGAGTTCATCGATTCGATGATGGTGCCGCTGGCGGTGGCGAGCGGCCGCGCCGACATGCAGTTCCGCTACATCCGCTTCGAGAACTACACGGAGTTCATGGAACGGGCCCGGGAAAACAAATTCCGCGTGCTCTGCTGGATTCCGGGTACATCGAGCGAGTGGCTGATCTACCCGAATCTGAACCGCGCCGTAATTGCGGACGACCGCGCTTCGGAGTTGAAGGGAAAACTGTTGGCCGAAAAAGAGTTCCGGCAGGCGTTGTCGCTCGCGGTCGACCGCGGGCCGATCATCGATGCGTTCTACGCCGGGCTGGCGAAGCCGCACCAGGTCGAGCCGGGGCCGTATTCGCTCTACCCCTCCGAAAAGCTCCGCACCGCCTTCACGCGGCACGATCCGGCCGAAGCGAACCGGAAGCTCGACGCGGTCTGGCGGAGGCTCGGGCTCGACCCGGCGGTGCGCAAAGACGGGTTCCGCTGCGACGAAAACGGCCGCCCGGTCACGTTTTACATGATCTTCACGGATTTCACCGGGACCGGCCCGGCGCAGTTCGTGGCGGACGACTGGGCGAAGGTCGGAATCCGCTGCATGTACCAGCTCTGTTCGCGCCCGCTGCTGACCGTGCGCAAGCTGTCGCGCAACTACGACTTCTACATCTGGTCGAGCGAGTCGGAGATCGTCCCGCTGCTTTCCCCGCGCAGCTTCGTGGCGACGACGAACGAATCCGCCTACGCGATCGGCTGGGGCAACTGGTTTTCGCTGAACGGCATGTACGGGGCTCCCGAAGCGGGCAATCCCGGAGCCGTTCCGGTGCCGCGGACGAGCCCGATGTACCGCGCGATCGAGTGCTACGAGGAGGCGGTCCGCTCGGCGGACCCGGCGCGGCAGAAGGAGCTCATGCGCGAGATCACCGATATCGCGGCCGAAAACCTCTGGACCATCAACGTGGCGAGCGCGCCGCCCAAGATCGTCGTCGTCTCTGAGAACATGCGGAACGTTCCGGAAAAGGCGGTAGAGGGATACTGCTTCCTGACTCCCGGCAACACGGCGCCCGAAACCTACTGTTTCGACCGCCCGTCCGCGGCGGCCGATGCGGATACGGTCCGCCAGCTCGCTGCGGGCGATGAGATTCCGCCGGTCTCCGGGGTGCCGGTCTCGGCGCTCGGGCGCGCGGTTCAGCTGTCGCTGCTGGCGGCGGCGGGGCTGCTCGTGCTGCTGCTGATCCTGAAGCATCCGTTCGTGCTGCGGCGGCTGGTCATCATGGTTCCGACGCTGTTCGTGATTTCGGTCTGCGTCTTCACGATCATCCAGCTGCCGCCGGGGGACTACCTCAGCAACCGCATCATGCAGCTCGAGGAGTCGGGCGCGTCGCCGGAGCAGATCGAGTCGCAGATCGACGACCTGCGCGTGCTCTTCCGCTTCGACGACCCGGCCTGGAAACGCTACTGCCGCTGGATGGGGTTCACCTGGTTCGTCACCTTCGACCCGAAGGACGCCGGGCTGCTGCAGGGTGAGATGGGTTATTCGATGGAGACCTCGAAGAGCGTGAATTCGATGGTCGGCGACCGGATTTTACTGACCGTTCTCATATCGCTCGGCACGGTGCTGCTGACCTGGAGCCTTGCGCTGCCGATCGGGATCTATTCGGCCTGCCGGCAGTATTCGGCGGGCGATTACCTCATTTCGGTGCTCGGATTTCTCGGCATGTGCGTGCCGTCGTTCCTGCTGGCGCTGATCCTGATGGCGCTGACCGGGATTTCGGGGCTGTTTTCGCCGGAGTACGCGATTCAGCCCGAATGGAGCTGGGGCAAGGCCGTCGATCTCTGCCGGCACATCTGGGTGCCGATCCTCGTGGTCGGCGTGGCCGGAACCGCCGGGATGATCCGGGTCATGCGCGCGAATCTGCTCGACGAACTGCGCAAGCCGTATGTGGTGACCGCCCGCGCAAAGGGAGTGCGGCCGCTGAAGCTGCTGTTCAAATATCCGGTGCGCATGGCGCTGAACCCGTTCATTTCAGGGATCGGGACGTTGTTTCCGACGCTCGTTTCCGGCAGTTCGATCGTCGCGATCGTCATGAGTCTGCCGACGGTGGGGCCGCTGATGCTGTCGGCGCTGTTCAGCCAGGATATGAATATGGCCGGTTCGATGCTGATGGTGCTGAGCCTGCTCGGCGTCATGGGGACGCTGGTCAGCGATCTGCTGCTGATGATGGTTGATCCGCGCATCCGGCTGGAAGGAGGCGGAACCCGATGA
- a CDS encoding M14 family zinc carboxypeptidase, whose protein sequence is MIAALKQLAGGRFAPASVDGLEPRPAYWRVRPGEIGAVCESVRRGRSEVIARTPGGFPVYAVFYGDFSEPPPQTNWSAGSSSTSDSSYFRRAGLPPTVVWCAGIHGAEAESVAFAVNLIELLEHGTDLLGRSHERLVSLLGHYRLIVLPCVNMDGRSISPDHLRGVPYETFRRVSQGCWLDGSLIGWRGSKEFFPLPLDRVAYPGGYPNSEGFNIMHDACPGHIRTAEAKALLRLIERYSADFVLNAHSCEGEPVLLPPSEFNYLSHVGRGLRAYSAVNRALFEAGLRKTPAGEGRPGRQVNLNNLFTLASGALALTLECTVSGGLSFEQMLDVNFVTFETLLESGLADPFVKRETLLR, encoded by the coding sequence ATGATCGCTGCGTTGAAACAGTTGGCCGGCGGGCGTTTTGCGCCTGCTTCGGTCGATGGCCTGGAGCCGCGCCCGGCCTACTGGCGCGTGCGTCCCGGGGAGATCGGGGCGGTTTGCGAATCGGTCCGGCGCGGCCGGAGCGAGGTCATCGCGCGGACGCCGGGCGGCTTCCCCGTGTACGCCGTGTTCTACGGCGACTTTTCGGAGCCGCCGCCGCAGACGAACTGGTCGGCCGGTTCGTCCTCGACGTCGGATTCGAGCTACTTCCGCCGCGCCGGGCTGCCGCCGACGGTGGTCTGGTGCGCCGGAATCCACGGCGCCGAGGCCGAGAGCGTCGCTTTTGCGGTGAATCTGATCGAGCTTCTGGAACACGGAACCGACCTGCTCGGGCGCAGTCACGAACGGCTGGTTTCCCTGCTCGGGCACTACCGGCTTATCGTGCTGCCCTGCGTGAACATGGACGGGCGGTCGATTTCGCCGGACCACCTGCGCGGCGTGCCGTACGAGACGTTCCGCCGGGTGTCGCAGGGCTGCTGGCTCGACGGGTCGCTGATCGGCTGGCGCGGCAGCAAGGAATTCTTCCCGCTTCCGCTCGACCGAGTCGCCTATCCGGGCGGATATCCGAATTCGGAGGGGTTCAACATCATGCACGACGCATGTCCCGGCCATATCCGGACCGCCGAGGCGAAGGCGCTGCTGCGTCTCATCGAGCGTTACAGCGCCGATTTTGTGCTGAATGCGCACTCGTGCGAGGGGGAGCCGGTGCTGCTGCCGCCCTCCGAGTTCAACTATCTCAGCCATGTCGGGCGCGGGCTGCGGGCGTATTCCGCCGTGAACCGGGCGCTTTTCGAGGCCGGTCTGCGGAAAACGCCCGCCGGAGAGGGAAGGCCCGGCAGGCAGGTGAATCTGAACAATCTCTTCACGCTGGCCTCCGGCGCGCTTGCGCTGACGCTCGAATGCACGGTCTCCGGCGGATTGTCGTTCGAGCAGATGCTCGATGTGAATTTCGTGACTTTTGAAACACTGCTCGAATCGGGCCTCGCGGACCCGTTCGTGAAACGGGAGACGCTGCTGCGCTGA
- a CDS encoding heparinase II/III domain-containing protein codes for MKFALTAAAALAVLTLGAAPTFEEFAGRIRPDHPRMFLTRETLPAFRERANTLCRPLLDDMKKRTDALPAEPGLEFKADVAEMKGGKLVFKKLLNDQNAAIYAVKTSGGTEALECAILYLATGDRAYFEKSKRYLKLLVEFVEWSDRCRILPEWFNNTRLSGLVAYDWLYNELTPEERRGFLGPMLKHVEHMQNPGYMRNGGGPETGNYGEPGLQLYAGLAAYGDGIDDARAEKLLRNGYRLNTAMMNLRDEISGGSGLLTSICSGYSFGQYPWASYNFLHVLESAAGIDGTEHWTQMRDYGNWFSWAAIPSRAAKDGFLDFGWGDAFHGTNAMPCYLMYTHLAQAIHFYGGSEPERAKQARAVMEMIPPHIRKILALRTYPYLPFILTGFDPEVKNAEPPEQVLAGDIAAYFPTFGLMIVRSGATENDTYASIKAGARHTQHQHYDENSFIIYRQGFQALDTGERGSAAHHRVYYPQTVAHNSILIRMENEPLPPYWYPANAPAIPGKVFNDGGQSRMAANRPLGFEKSPYHAVTGGDATGCYAPEKCSEAVRQFVYVAPDYFVIYDRVTSVKPDQKKSFLLHTQNEPEELSPGLWRSEAGEGALFIRPLLPEQAAAEVIGGPGKEFWTNGRNWEIPNHEKAFAKPNWSGRCRLELSPPGQARKARFLTVLQAADRSVSQMAGTQLLRDAEQDGVKFTTAEGRECEVRFNRDGLIGGHVTIRENGKTLVDRPLLKPVPVVKPAAEKKAPPAKPSPADFARIDASVSGGRVLLGDKGNAAYWEQPRWFAQGKGGLVQFAGAGETKEGHCRLKAEGGGTLILQLRGPDIRKDGKRMIYYVEFSELSVNGAPLLSAPVRVWHDAPKTLRLPVEPGAELEIRAEFRTVPGGDRP; via the coding sequence ATGAAATTCGCATTGACTGCAGCCGCGGCCCTGGCGGTCCTGACGCTCGGCGCGGCCCCCACCTTCGAGGAGTTTGCCGGGAGAATCCGGCCGGACCATCCGCGCATGTTCCTGACGCGCGAGACGCTCCCGGCCTTCCGGGAACGGGCGAATACGCTCTGCAGGCCGCTGCTCGACGACATGAAGAAGCGGACCGACGCGCTCCCGGCGGAGCCCGGGCTGGAATTCAAGGCCGATGTCGCCGAGATGAAGGGCGGAAAGCTTGTTTTCAAAAAGCTCCTGAACGACCAGAACGCCGCGATTTACGCGGTGAAAACCTCCGGCGGCACCGAAGCGCTCGAATGCGCGATTCTCTATCTTGCGACCGGCGACCGGGCGTATTTCGAGAAATCGAAGCGGTATCTGAAGCTGCTGGTCGAATTCGTCGAATGGAGCGACCGCTGCCGGATTCTGCCGGAGTGGTTCAACAACACGCGCCTTTCGGGGCTTGTCGCATACGACTGGCTTTACAACGAACTGACGCCGGAGGAACGGCGCGGCTTCCTCGGGCCGATGCTGAAGCACGTCGAACATATGCAGAATCCGGGTTATATGCGCAACGGCGGCGGCCCCGAGACCGGCAACTACGGCGAACCGGGGCTGCAGCTCTATGCCGGGCTCGCCGCTTACGGCGACGGCATCGATGATGCGCGGGCGGAGAAGCTGCTGCGGAACGGGTACAGACTCAATACCGCCATGATGAATCTGCGCGACGAAATTTCGGGCGGCAGCGGGCTGCTGACCTCGATCTGTTCCGGCTACAGCTTCGGGCAGTATCCGTGGGCGAGCTACAACTTTCTGCACGTGCTTGAAAGCGCGGCGGGAATCGACGGCACGGAGCACTGGACCCAGATGCGCGATTACGGCAACTGGTTCTCCTGGGCCGCGATTCCGAGCCGCGCGGCGAAGGACGGCTTTCTCGATTTCGGCTGGGGCGATGCGTTCCACGGCACCAACGCGATGCCGTGCTACCTCATGTACACGCATCTTGCGCAGGCGATCCACTTTTACGGCGGGTCGGAGCCGGAACGCGCGAAGCAGGCGCGGGCCGTGATGGAGATGATTCCGCCGCATATCCGGAAGATCCTCGCGCTGCGCACCTACCCGTATCTGCCGTTCATCCTGACCGGCTTCGACCCGGAAGTGAAGAATGCCGAACCGCCGGAACAGGTGCTCGCCGGCGATATCGCCGCCTATTTTCCGACCTTCGGGCTCATGATCGTGCGTTCGGGAGCGACGGAGAACGACACTTATGCCTCGATCAAAGCCGGGGCGCGCCATACGCAGCACCAGCACTACGACGAGAACAGCTTCATCATCTACAGACAGGGATTTCAGGCGCTCGATACGGGCGAACGCGGTTCGGCGGCGCATCACAGGGTCTACTATCCGCAGACCGTCGCGCATAATTCGATTCTGATCCGGATGGAGAACGAGCCTCTGCCGCCTTACTGGTATCCGGCCAATGCGCCGGCCATTCCCGGAAAGGTCTTCAACGACGGCGGCCAGAGCCGCATGGCGGCGAACCGTCCGCTCGGTTTTGAAAAAAGCCCGTACCACGCCGTCACCGGCGGAGATGCGACCGGCTGCTATGCGCCGGAGAAGTGCAGCGAGGCCGTGCGCCAGTTCGTCTACGTCGCCCCCGATTACTTCGTGATTTACGACCGGGTCACATCGGTGAAGCCGGATCAGAAAAAGAGTTTTCTGCTCCATACGCAGAACGAACCGGAAGAGCTTTCGCCGGGCCTCTGGCGGAGCGAGGCCGGGGAGGGGGCGCTGTTCATCCGCCCGCTGCTGCCGGAACAGGCCGCAGCCGAAGTGATCGGCGGCCCCGGGAAGGAGTTCTGGACGAACGGACGCAACTGGGAGATTCCGAACCACGAAAAGGCTTTTGCAAAACCGAACTGGTCCGGACGCTGCCGGCTGGAGCTTTCGCCGCCCGGACAGGCGCGGAAGGCCCGTTTCCTGACCGTGCTCCAGGCCGCGGACCGGAGCGTTTCGCAGATGGCCGGCACGCAGCTGCTGCGCGATGCGGAGCAGGACGGCGTGAAGTTCACGACTGCCGAAGGGCGCGAGTGCGAGGTCCGTTTCAACCGCGACGGCCTGATCGGCGGCCATGTCACGATCCGCGAAAACGGGAAAACGCTGGTTGACCGGCCGCTGCTGAAACCGGTTCCGGTCGTGAAGCCGGCGGCAGAGAAAAAAGCGCCGCCGGCAAAGCCTTCCCCTGCGGATTTCGCCCGGATCGATGCGTCGGTTTCCGGCGGCCGGGTCCTGCTCGGCGACAAGGGGAACGCCGCTTACTGGGAACAGCCGCGCTGGTTCGCGCAGGGGAAGGGCGGGCTCGTGCAGTTCGCGGGTGCCGGGGAGACGAAGGAGGGGCATTGCAGACTCAAGGCGGAGGGCGGCGGCACGCTGATTCTGCAGCTTCGCGGCCCGGATATTCGCAAAGATGGGAAACGCATGATATATTACGTCGAATTTTCGGAATTGAGTGTGAACGGCGCGCCGCTCCTGTCCGCCCCGGTCAGGGTCTGGCATGATGCGCCGAAGACGCTCCGGCTGCCGGTCGAACCCGGGGCGGAGCTTGAAATCAGGGCTGAATTCAGAACCGTTCCGGGAGGGGACAGACCATGA
- a CDS encoding type II secretion system protein, translating into MKRLFTLIELLVVIAIIAILASMLLPALHQARSAARASGCVNNLKQLGLASIMYSNDNQDFILPGSAPIEKRVFIRLLSGHSNSDTAGKPSGSAYGGVTWYGADVTKGSFVCPGEARPFSSDSSRTHKTVEAAFGGSHYGVNSFFHAGFFAGGSGGRFRKTSAIHAPSQALSMGDNARCMVFHFNTIGFASYRHGGDPRINLDDGPNQLPPAASRGNFVYADGHVEKRSYSELKAVPKDPRNTLTNAAGDNRDGEVTNALGAGYNSELGSPCN; encoded by the coding sequence ATGAAGCGGCTCTTTACCCTGATCGAACTTCTGGTCGTTATTGCAATCATCGCGATTCTGGCGTCGATGCTGCTGCCGGCGCTGCACCAGGCGCGTTCCGCCGCCCGGGCCTCGGGCTGCGTGAACAACCTGAAACAGCTCGGGCTGGCCTCGATCATGTACTCGAACGACAACCAGGATTTCATCCTGCCGGGGAGTGCGCCGATAGAAAAGCGGGTTTTCATCCGTCTTCTTTCCGGACACTCCAATTCCGACACCGCCGGCAAACCGAGCGGGAGCGCCTACGGCGGCGTGACCTGGTACGGCGCGGATGTGACGAAGGGTTCGTTCGTCTGCCCCGGCGAGGCCCGGCCGTTTTCGTCTGACTCTTCCAGGACGCACAAGACGGTCGAGGCCGCTTTCGGCGGGTCGCACTACGGGGTGAACTCCTTCTTCCACGCCGGATTCTTTGCCGGCGGCAGCGGCGGGCGCTTCCGCAAGACCTCGGCGATTCACGCGCCGTCTCAGGCGCTCTCGATGGGGGACAACGCGCGCTGCATGGTCTTTCATTTCAACACGATCGGCTTTGCGAGCTACCGTCACGGCGGTGATCCGCGCATCAACCTCGATGACGGCCCGAACCAGCTCCCGCCGGCGGCAAGCCGGGGGAACTTCGTGTATGCGGACGGCCATGTTGAGAAACGAAGCTATTCCGAACTCAAGGCGGTGCCGAAAGATCCGCGCAACACACTGACCAACGCCGCCGGCGACAACCGGGACGGCGAAGTCACCAATGCGCTCGGCGCCGGATACAACAGCGAGCTCGGCTCGCCCTGCAACTGA
- a CDS encoding GntR family transcriptional regulator translates to MDRKLWEQLPVYRRLENEVKRHIADRRLKRHDRLPSESQLAAEYGVSIGTVRKALNNLVTEKIIYRRHGQGTFVSPRSRKGRILVVAGRYGADSGLGEDFLNFLFGALDEANSADLPCEPALVELEDFFRNLDDVRMIYPETVGVLFFRGHENLLRAEKALEKQELPFLFYGPNLYGEKSKRYSTVHHNEASVAALLAECYASRGFRRVLSLEDGNDITRARVRLLTEALAGSGIACESRSWPELSRQPEELRRLAGEFDVISAAVTQTAIEAVQILERDLRLRVPDTIAAAGIDNTPGSWQLRPQLTVVDLCNGENGRLCIRKFSELITAGSRPFHLDGKLALIRRESC, encoded by the coding sequence ATGGATCGGAAACTCTGGGAGCAGCTCCCCGTCTACCGGCGGCTGGAGAATGAAGTCAAGCGTCATATCGCCGACCGCCGGCTCAAGCGGCACGACCGGCTGCCCTCCGAGTCGCAGCTGGCCGCCGAGTACGGCGTGAGCATCGGAACGGTGCGCAAGGCGCTGAACAATCTCGTGACGGAGAAGATCATCTACCGCCGCCACGGTCAGGGAACGTTTGTCTCCCCGCGCAGCCGCAAAGGGAGGATTCTCGTCGTCGCCGGCAGATACGGGGCGGACTCCGGGCTCGGCGAAGATTTCCTGAACTTCCTGTTCGGCGCGCTCGACGAAGCGAATTCGGCCGACCTGCCCTGCGAACCGGCGCTGGTCGAGCTCGAAGATTTTTTCCGCAATCTCGACGATGTCCGGATGATCTACCCCGAAACGGTCGGCGTGCTGTTCTTCCGCGGCCACGAAAACCTGCTCCGGGCGGAAAAAGCGCTCGAAAAGCAGGAGCTGCCGTTCCTCTTCTACGGGCCGAATCTGTACGGAGAGAAATCGAAGCGTTACTCGACCGTCCACCACAACGAAGCCTCCGTCGCGGCGCTGCTGGCGGAGTGCTATGCGTCGCGCGGTTTCCGCCGCGTGCTGTCGCTCGAGGACGGCAATGACATCACCCGCGCCCGCGTCCGGCTGCTGACCGAAGCGCTCGCCGGCTCCGGCATCGCGTGCGAAAGCCGCAGCTGGCCCGAACTTTCGCGGCAGCCGGAAGAGCTGCGCCGCCTGGCCGGGGAATTCGACGTGATCAGCGCCGCCGTCACGCAGACCGCCATCGAAGCGGTCCAGATCCTCGAGCGCGATCTCCGCCTCCGCGTGCCGGACACGATCGCCGCCGCCGGAATCGACAATACCCCCGGCAGCTGGCAGCTCCGCCCTCAGTTGACCGTGGTGGACCTCTGCAACGGCGAGAACGGCCGGCTCTGCATCCGCAAATTCAGCGAGCTCATCACCGCCGGCAGCCGCCCGTTCCATCTCGACGGCAAGCTGGCGCTCATCCGGCGCGAAAGCTGCTGA
- a CDS encoding helix-turn-helix domain-containing protein: METVRMLNAGRFVSRGRGRHGTRVIDSYELIYVDAGKLEMFEAGRTFRLSAGEWLLLRPGRRHGGLAAYEPQLVFYWGHFVPRGAEGGARLEAMPSSGRSGRPGRFGEYYRLLLSELRESGPGPGADLLAELLLLEAGRRSEGKEEKAASGLAERARTHIRLHFDESLSTALLAEELQCSADYLNRLCRRSWGCTVTEEINRVRLAHACRLLLAGKLNVKEVAYESGFNDLAYFRRRFRALYGQTPAEYRKAHSLGHVNTE, encoded by the coding sequence ATGGAGACGGTGCGGATGCTGAATGCCGGGCGGTTCGTGTCGCGCGGCCGCGGGCGGCACGGCACCCGGGTCATCGACAGCTATGAACTGATCTATGTCGATGCCGGGAAACTTGAGATGTTCGAGGCCGGGCGGACGTTCCGGCTTTCGGCGGGGGAGTGGCTGCTGCTGCGTCCCGGCCGCCGTCACGGCGGGCTTGCCGCCTACGAGCCGCAGCTCGTGTTTTACTGGGGGCACTTCGTCCCGCGCGGCGCGGAAGGGGGTGCGCGGCTTGAGGCGATGCCGTCGAGCGGGCGTTCCGGCCGCCCCGGGCGGTTCGGGGAGTACTACCGGCTCCTGCTTTCGGAGCTCCGCGAAAGCGGTCCCGGTCCCGGCGCCGATCTGCTTGCGGAGCTTCTGCTGCTGGAGGCGGGCCGGCGTTCGGAAGGGAAAGAGGAGAAGGCCGCTTCCGGACTGGCAGAGCGCGCCCGGACCCATATCCGGCTTCACTTCGACGAGTCGCTCTCGACGGCGCTTCTGGCGGAGGAGCTGCAGTGCAGTGCCGACTACCTGAACCGGCTCTGCCGCCGCAGCTGGGGATGCACGGTGACCGAAGAGATCAACCGGGTGCGTCTCGCCCACGCCTGCCGGCTGCTGCTGGCGGGAAAACTCAATGTGAAGGAGGTCGCCTACGAATCCGGCTTCAACGACCTCGCCTACTTCCGCCGCCGGTTCCGCGCGCTGTACGGGCAGACGCCGGCGGAATACCGCAAAGCCCACTCGCTGGGGCACGTCAATACGGAGTAA